The DNA sequence AGCATTGATTGTTATAAATCCAAAAAATAATAAAATCAGAATAATTAACTTTTTCATATTTCCTCTATTTTTTAAGTGGTATAACGGCGTGGCAAATAACCCGTCCGCCCAAAACTACAATTTTACTAAATAACGAATGGTTTATTTTAACAAGCAGTTTTTAATTTTATTCAGCAAAAACTGCGACTTACTTTTCTAAATTGTAATTCACTTTTACAAAAAACTAAAATTTGCTTTCAAACTTTCTGTTTACAAACCAAACCAGAATTGAGCGAAGCGGTCGGGTTGATTTGCTTGTTAGCCATTTTTAAAACATTGGTTTAATATCAATACTAGACTTTTCAACCTCTCTCTCAATACCGTAATTTTTTGATATTTTTTTAACTAAATTATAAAACCAAAGCGGTGATTGAGGAGCAACATAAATTTTTCGTATAAAATAGTTTAGATTTATTTTTACCCAGATTCCTTTTAATTCTGCAAATTCTTTTTCATTTAAAAATTTTTTATTTTTTTTATCAGATAAATCAATTATTGCTCGTAATTCGTTTTCATGCTTGAATGAGTCTCGTTTATAAAAGAAGGGATTGTAAATATTATCTTCAGGTATCCAATGCTTATTGTAATCAATATACTTTACTTCTCCAATTTGAAAATTTGATTTCAAACATTTTCTTAACGATTTATATGTTGTTTGAATACAAATTGCTTCATTAGTTTGAGCATATAATTTCCACATTGCAGCAGATTCTTGATTTCCCTTATACCAACAACTTAATAGAATATATTTTTTTATTTCTTTTATTCTATCAATTAAATCTTGTATAGACTGTTTATTTTTACTTCGACTATAGATGAAAGATCTTAATTTACTATTCCAACTTGAAAAAGTACCTTCAAAATAATCATCCATTAATTCAACACTTGGGAAAAATAATCCACCATTTTCTAATATTGAAACAAATTTAGTAAAATCCATATATCGCCATATTTTAACATCGCTTGGATTGGGA is a window from the Ignavibacteriota bacterium genome containing:
- a CDS encoding AP2 domain-containing protein codes for the protein MSKENKYIKETGLGYYLQIKYHGYKRYSKIFHTIDYGSKENAKKAAINDRENFLNKNNLDQKRKHDDTLPIGVNKTCDTRKDENGNIISETWYYQAYWTVNKKQKSKRFPIHIFGDEKARTLAIQARLDGQNVIKTTSTVSTLFLPPNPSDVKIWRYMDFTKFVSILENGGLFFPSVELMDDYFEGTFSSWNSKLRSFIYSRSKNKQSIQDLIDRIKEIKKYILLSCWYKGNQESAAMWKLYAQTNEAICIQTTYKSLRKCLKSNFQIGEVKYIDYNKHWIPEDNIYNPFFYKRDSFKHENELRAIIDLSDKKNKKFLNEKEFAELKGIWVKINLNYFIRKIYVAPQSPLWFYNLVKKISKNYGIEREVEKSSIDIKPMF